TCCTCCTCCGCAGCCTCCCCGGGAGCCCGCCGGCTATTCACCTGGAAGAAGGCGCTGCTAGGTGGCGCGGCCGCATTCGCGGCGCTCGTCGCCGTCGCGGGCGCGTGGCTCGTGCTGCGCTCGGCGGGGATCGGACCCATGGGGACGCTGGTCGCCAGCGGGGCGCTGGAGGAGCGGGCGCTGGTGATTCTGTCGGACTTCGAGGCGGACGAAGCGACGCTGTCCGATGCCGCGACCGAGGCGCTGCGCGTGGACCTGTCGCAGTCCGACATCATCCGCCTGGCCGACCCGGCGCTCATCGCAGAGGCGCTGGAGCGCATGGGCCGAGACCCTGCGGAGCTTCTGACGACCGAGCTCGCGACGGAGCTCGCGGTACGCGAAGGCGCGGGCGCTGTGATCTTCGGTGAGATCAATCGTGCCGGCTCGGGGCACCTGTTTTCGGCCCAGGTCGTTTCGGCCGTGGATGGAGCCGTGCTCACCTCGCAGCGCGAGTCGGCGGCCGACGACGCCGATGTGATCCCGGCCATCGACCGTCTCTCCAAGAAGCTGCGCGAGCGCATGGGAGACTCGTACAAGTCCATACGCTCGGATCCCCCGCTCGCGCGCGTGACGACCTCCAGCCTGGAGGCTCTGAAACTGTACTCGCGGTCCGCGGACGCCGGCGGGGCCCGGCAAGTAGCGCTTCTCGAACAAGCGCTCGCTCTCGACTCGACCTTCGCCATGGCGTGGCGGGCCCTGGGCATCGCATATCGGAACAACCTTACGGATCGCGCCGCGATGGTCGATGCGTTGACGCGCGCGTTCGAACATCGGGATCGCCTCACCGAGACCGAGCGCCGAAAAGCGGCCTCGATGTACTACACGGCCGTCGATTTCGAGCCCCGCCTGGCCGCGGCCGAGTACCAGGCGCTGCTGGTAGAGGATCCGGACGACTACGGATCGGTGATCAATCTGGGCGTGCTGATGTCCGCGGTCGGCGATCACGAGGCCTCGGCCGAGCAGGCGCTGAAAGCCGTGGCGCTGGAGCCCGAGAGGGGTGGGCCGGGCTACTGGAACGCGATTACGGAGCTGGTCAACGCGGGCCGCATCGACGAGGCGGAGGCGATGGCCGACTCCGCGGTGAAGGTGTGGGGCAACGAATCTGCCCGCGCTCGGGCAATGGTGCTGGTCGCGCAGGGTAGGCTGGACGAGGCCGAGGCGAACTTCCGGGAGATTCTCGAGCAGGATTTGCGCCCGGGGTGGCGGGCCGGGCTAGCGCTCCGACTGGCCCAGTTCGCCGCCGCCAGGGGTCGCGTCTCCGAGGCCGAGGAGGAGACCCGCATCCGGACTGCTTTCCTGGTCGATGAAGGAATCACGACTGAGTACTACGAGACACTAGTGCAGGCAGCGTGGATGGACGTAGTCGTCCGCCAGCGACCGGCCGAAGCGGTCGGACGGTTGGAGGGAGCGCTGGGTCGCCACCCCCTGGCCGATCTCCAGCCACGTGACCGACCCTATCTGGAACTCGCCGAAGTCACCGCCCGGGCCGGGCGTCCCGATATGGCGCGTGGGCTGGTCGCCGAAATGCGCGAGCACTTCGAGGACTCCGACCTGAAGCGGC
This is a stretch of genomic DNA from Gemmatimonadota bacterium. It encodes these proteins:
- a CDS encoding tetratricopeptide repeat protein — encoded protein: MKKVINEVHRRSLWQVLGLYLAAAWMVLQVVDVIGNNFGLPDWVPPAALSLLLVGLPIVLATAFVQEGMSSGGKADAPSQTLTEEAPPGPSAAASPGSSSAASPGARRLFTWKKALLGGAAAFAALVAVAGAWLVLRSAGIGPMGTLVASGALEERALVILSDFEADEATLSDAATEALRVDLSQSDIIRLADPALIAEALERMGRDPAELLTTELATELAVREGAGAVIFGEINRAGSGHLFSAQVVSAVDGAVLTSQRESAADDADVIPAIDRLSKKLRERMGDSYKSIRSDPPLARVTTSSLEALKLYSRSADAGGARQVALLEQALALDSTFAMAWRALGIAYRNNLTDRAAMVDALTRAFEHRDRLTETERRKAASMYYTAVDFEPRLAAAEYQALLVEDPDDYGSVINLGVLMSAVGDHEASAEQALKAVALEPERGGPGYWNAITELVNAGRIDEAEAMADSAVKVWGNESARARAMVLVAQGRLDEAEANFREILEQDLRPGWRAGLALRLAQFAAARGRVSEAEEETRIRTAFLVDEGITTEYYETLVQAAWMDVVVRQRPAEAVGRLEGALGRHPLADLQPRDRPYLELAEVTARAGRPDMARGLVAEMREHFEDSDLKRLRSELWRAEGEIALAEGRPEEAKENFRRAFEAFCHICPLPGLALAYEAAGQPDSAIAAHTRYVETPYSDRFLPYAYPLGQALAPTHERLGDLLYEAGELDEAARHYARFIELWSEADEELQPRVRAVRERLERTLRQRG